A genomic segment from Alkalilimnicola ehrlichii MLHE-1 encodes:
- a CDS encoding FecCD family ABC transporter permease: MTRLPAIVAVLGCAGLASLLLAIAVGSVALTPAEVWAGLRGEGLPLHNTLVRELRLPRALAAFATGGLLAVAGALMQVLLRNPLADPYVLGLSGGAAVGALLAMLAGLGMALVSGAAFAGALASTLLVFGLAHGTGSWTPTRLLLTGVVVAAGWGASINFILALSPTQELPGMLFWLMGDLSHARDPRVPLGVLVFALLCAWPLGRSLNVLARGSLQAAALGVRVRPLEWTVYLAASLLTATAVTVAGSVGFVGLIVPHMLRLVLGNDQRIILPASALAGGILLTLADTLARTLIAPEQLPVGVITAMLGVPVFLYLLHRSR; encoded by the coding sequence GTGACCCGACTGCCCGCCATCGTGGCCGTCCTGGGGTGCGCCGGCCTGGCCAGCCTGTTGCTGGCCATCGCGGTGGGCAGCGTGGCGTTGACGCCGGCCGAGGTCTGGGCCGGGCTGCGCGGCGAGGGGCTGCCGCTGCACAACACCCTGGTTCGGGAACTGCGCCTGCCCCGCGCCCTGGCCGCCTTCGCCACCGGCGGCCTGCTGGCAGTGGCCGGGGCGTTGATGCAGGTGCTGCTGCGCAACCCGCTGGCCGACCCCTATGTCCTGGGCCTTTCCGGTGGCGCGGCCGTGGGCGCCCTGCTGGCCATGCTGGCCGGCCTCGGCATGGCGCTGGTCTCCGGCGCCGCCTTCGCCGGTGCACTGGCCTCCACCCTGCTGGTCTTCGGGCTCGCTCACGGCACCGGCAGCTGGACCCCCACCCGCTTGTTGCTGACCGGCGTGGTGGTGGCCGCCGGCTGGGGCGCCAGCATCAATTTCATCCTCGCCCTCAGCCCCACCCAGGAGCTGCCCGGCATGCTTTTCTGGCTGATGGGCGACCTCTCCCACGCCCGCGATCCCCGGGTGCCCCTGGGGGTGCTGGTGTTCGCCCTGCTCTGCGCCTGGCCGCTGGGCCGCAGCCTCAACGTGCTCGCCCGGGGCAGCCTGCAGGCGGCCGCCCTGGGCGTGCGGGTCCGCCCCCTGGAGTGGACGGTCTACCTGGCCGCCTCCCTGCTCACGGCCACCGCCGTCACCGTGGCCGGCAGCGTCGGCTTTGTGGGCCTGATCGTCCCGCACATGCTGCGCCTGGTGCTGGGCAACGACCAGCGGATCATCCTCCCGGCGTCGGCCCTGGCCGGGGGCATACTGCTCACCCTGGCCGACACCCTGGCGCGCACCCTCATCGCCCCGGAGCAACTGCCGGTGGGGGTGATCACCGCGATGCTCGGTGTACCTGTCTTCCTCTACCTGCTGCACCGGAGCCGCTGA
- a CDS encoding TIGR00153 family protein — protein MKSYFSSIFGRSPVSPLQHHMAKVLDCAEALVPLFKAVSEGDYNAVATAQQRVTDLEREADALKKELRNKLPHSMFMPFDRADFLELLRAQDRIANKAKDIAGLVLGRKMQLPEPLVDPFMDFLNRAIDASRQAKNTVDQLDELVETGFRGAEVEVVQEMLDKLDAIEHDTDRMQVQLRSLLQKLEPRIPPVDVMFLYQLIERVGTLADRAQQTGSRLQILMAR, from the coding sequence ATGAAAAGCTACTTCTCATCCATCTTTGGGCGCTCGCCTGTCAGCCCCCTGCAGCACCATATGGCCAAGGTGCTGGATTGTGCCGAGGCGCTGGTGCCCCTTTTCAAGGCGGTCTCCGAGGGCGACTACAACGCCGTGGCCACGGCCCAGCAGCGGGTCACCGACCTTGAACGCGAGGCCGACGCCCTTAAGAAGGAACTGCGCAACAAACTGCCCCACAGCATGTTCATGCCTTTCGACCGAGCCGACTTCCTCGAACTGCTGCGTGCCCAGGACCGCATCGCCAACAAGGCCAAGGACATCGCCGGCCTGGTGCTGGGTCGCAAAATGCAGCTCCCGGAGCCGCTGGTCGATCCCTTCATGGATTTTCTCAACCGCGCCATCGATGCCTCCCGCCAGGCCAAGAACACCGTGGACCAGCTGGACGAGCTGGTGGAGACCGGTTTCCGCGGCGCCGAGGTGGAGGTGGTGCAGGAAATGCTCGACAAGCTGGACGCCATCGAGCATGACACCGACCGTATGCAGGTCCAGCTGCGCAGCCTGCTGCAGAAGCTGGAGCCACGCATCCCCCCCGTCGATGTCATGTTCCTCTACCAACTGATCGAACGGGTGGGGACCCTGGCGGACCGGGCCCAGCAGACCGGAAGCCGACTGCAAATCCTGATGGCCCGCTGA
- a CDS encoding oxidoreductase-like domain-containing protein, producing MTKLPPEPSLPPQPEKPDPSECCGSGCIPCIMDLYEEKLAEWGEEVARIKAEHERAVRRAREAGGVDA from the coding sequence GTGACCAAGCTGCCGCCCGAACCCTCGCTGCCGCCGCAGCCGGAGAAGCCCGACCCCTCCGAGTGCTGTGGCAGCGGCTGTATCCCCTGCATCATGGATCTGTACGAGGAGAAGCTCGCCGAGTGGGGCGAGGAAGTGGCACGGATCAAGGCCGAGCATGAGCGGGCCGTGCGCCGCGCCCGTGAGGCCGGGGGGGTGGATGCATGA
- the cobD gene encoding threonine-phosphate decarboxylase CobD — MAPDHGGGLRAAASAWGRPPADWLDLSTGISPWSWPVPAIPTPVWQRLPEPDGLPDIARTWAGAPEQAGCLPVPGTQAVIQRLPHCLPPSRVGVPHPGYAEHAHCWRQAGHHVIPLPHDSVAPPLETLDVLVWINPNNPTGRRTPAGRLAAWHRQLAARSGLLVVDEAFIDTEPVASLATLTGSEGLLVLRSLGKFFGLAGLRAGLVFGPRALCARLDAELGPWAVSHPARWVMARALADRPWQVAQRYRLAGAAQRLADCLAHHGLPPAGGTGLFQYCPHPRAATLHGALAARGILTRHFAEPSALRFGLPGQSHDWRRLEAALRAASPDREGGEPLHHVDGPRGDC; from the coding sequence CGCGTGGGGCCGCCCCCCGGCCGACTGGCTGGATCTCTCCACCGGCATCAGCCCCTGGTCGTGGCCGGTCCCTGCGATACCCACCCCCGTCTGGCAGCGGTTGCCGGAGCCCGACGGGTTGCCGGACATTGCCCGCACCTGGGCCGGCGCGCCGGAGCAGGCCGGCTGCCTGCCGGTCCCCGGCACCCAGGCGGTCATTCAACGCCTGCCCCACTGCCTGCCGCCATCGCGGGTGGGCGTGCCGCACCCCGGCTACGCCGAACACGCCCATTGTTGGCGGCAGGCCGGCCACCACGTCATCCCCCTACCCCACGATTCGGTGGCACCGCCACTGGAGACGCTGGACGTGCTGGTCTGGATCAACCCCAACAACCCCACCGGCCGGCGCACCCCGGCGGGACGATTGGCGGCCTGGCACCGGCAACTGGCGGCCCGTAGCGGGTTGCTGGTGGTGGACGAGGCCTTCATCGATACCGAGCCAGTAGCCAGCCTGGCCACCCTCACCGGCTCGGAGGGCCTGCTGGTGCTGCGCTCGCTCGGCAAGTTCTTCGGTCTGGCCGGCCTGCGCGCCGGACTGGTCTTCGGCCCCCGCGCCCTCTGCGCCCGGCTGGACGCCGAGCTGGGCCCCTGGGCCGTCAGCCACCCCGCCCGCTGGGTGATGGCCCGCGCCCTGGCGGACCGGCCATGGCAGGTGGCACAGCGTTACCGTCTGGCCGGGGCGGCCCAACGGCTGGCCGATTGCCTGGCCCACCATGGCCTGCCGCCGGCGGGCGGCACCGGGCTGTTCCAGTACTGCCCCCACCCCCGGGCCGCCACCCTGCACGGGGCCCTGGCCGCCCGGGGCATCCTCACCCGACACTTCGCCGAGCCCTCGGCGCTCCGCTTCGGACTCCCCGGCCAGAGCCACGACTGGCGGCGGCTGGAGGCGGCGCTGCGGGCCGCCAGCCCGGACCGGGAAGGGGGCGAGCCCCTGCACCACGTTGACGGCCCCCGCGGCGATTGCTAG
- the hemB gene encoding porphobilinogen synthase: protein MSAYPRTRMRRLRADAFSRRLVRETRLSVDQLILPLFVLEGDDRREAVASMPGVERRSIDLTLRHLEEIVGLGIPAVALFPVIPPEHKSEDAREAANPVGLAPRAVRAIKEHFPELGVITDVALDPYTSHGQDGLIDEEGYVLNDETVEVLVRQALCHADAGADVVAPSDMMDGRIGAIRDALEAHEHRNVRILSYAAKYASSFYGPFRDAVGSASALKGAGKQTYQMDPANSDEALHEVALDLDEGADMVMIKPGLPYLDIIRRVRDEFGVPTLAYQVSGEYAMLKAAAQNGWLDERACVLEALTSLVRAGAHGILTYHAEAAARWLQKGA from the coding sequence ATGAGCGCTTATCCCCGGACCCGCATGCGGCGGCTGCGCGCCGACGCCTTCTCCCGCCGGCTGGTGCGGGAGACACGGCTGAGTGTGGATCAGTTGATCCTGCCGCTGTTCGTGCTCGAGGGTGACGATCGTCGCGAGGCGGTGGCCTCCATGCCCGGGGTGGAGCGGCGCTCCATCGACCTGACCCTGCGCCACCTGGAGGAGATCGTCGGGTTGGGGATCCCGGCGGTGGCGCTGTTCCCGGTCATCCCGCCGGAGCACAAGAGTGAGGATGCCCGTGAGGCGGCCAATCCGGTGGGCCTGGCTCCGCGGGCCGTGCGCGCCATCAAGGAGCACTTCCCCGAGCTCGGTGTGATCACCGACGTCGCCCTAGACCCCTACACCAGCCACGGTCAGGACGGGCTGATCGACGAGGAGGGCTACGTCCTCAACGACGAGACGGTGGAGGTGCTGGTCCGCCAGGCGCTCTGCCATGCCGATGCCGGTGCCGACGTGGTGGCGCCCTCCGATATGATGGACGGACGCATCGGCGCCATCCGCGACGCGCTGGAGGCGCATGAGCACCGCAATGTGCGCATCCTGTCCTACGCCGCCAAGTATGCCTCCAGCTTCTACGGCCCCTTCCGGGATGCCGTGGGCTCGGCCTCGGCGCTGAAGGGTGCGGGCAAGCAGACCTATCAGATGGATCCGGCCAACAGCGACGAGGCCCTGCACGAGGTGGCCCTGGATCTGGATGAGGGCGCCGATATGGTGATGATCAAGCCGGGGCTGCCCTATCTGGATATCATCCGCCGGGTGCGGGATGAGTTCGGGGTGCCGACCCTGGCCTACCAGGTGAGCGGCGAGTACGCCATGCTCAAGGCCGCGGCACAGAACGGCTGGCTGGACGAGCGGGCCTGTGTGCTCGAGGCATTGACCAGCCTCGTGCGCGCCGGTGCCCACGGTATCCTTACCTACCATGCGGAGGCGGCGGCGCGCTGGTTGCAGAAGGGGGCTTAG
- a CDS encoding inorganic phosphate transporter has translation MEYGVVYLVLAAAFGLFMAWGIGANDVANAMAPSVGSKVLTIRQAVVVAAIFEFAGAVLAGGEVTATVRSGIVDAGLMEDSPEVLVFGMLAALAAAGTWLLVASKKGWPVSTTHSIIGALVGFAIAAVGWSAVQWGVVGTVVASWVVSPVLAGIASFLLFRSVQYLVFDTPDPLRAARVWVPVYIGLTGFVIASVTLLKGLGHLGLEISEAQSYGYSLFFAVALWLVGKGLVARIGVDPSADRDFHFASVERVFGVLMVVVACAMAFAHGSNDVANAIGPVAAVVSVVTSDGDVTAQAELPLWILLLGGGGIVAGLFMLGHHVIATVGSNITQLTPSRGFACGLATAGTVVFASGFGLPISTTQTLVGAVLGIGLARGIAALNLRVVGGVFMSWLVTLPAGGILAVFFFYLLMLAFGG, from the coding sequence ATGGAATACGGTGTCGTATACCTGGTGTTGGCCGCCGCCTTCGGGCTGTTCATGGCCTGGGGCATCGGGGCGAACGATGTGGCCAACGCCATGGCGCCCTCCGTGGGCTCGAAGGTGCTCACTATCCGCCAGGCGGTGGTGGTGGCGGCGATCTTCGAGTTCGCGGGGGCCGTCCTGGCCGGGGGTGAAGTCACCGCCACGGTGCGCAGCGGCATTGTCGACGCCGGCCTGATGGAGGACTCGCCGGAGGTGCTGGTCTTCGGCATGCTGGCGGCCCTGGCGGCCGCCGGTACCTGGCTGCTGGTGGCCTCGAAGAAGGGCTGGCCGGTCTCCACCACCCACTCGATCATCGGCGCGCTGGTCGGTTTCGCCATCGCCGCTGTCGGCTGGAGCGCCGTGCAGTGGGGGGTGGTGGGCACCGTGGTGGCGAGTTGGGTGGTGTCGCCGGTGCTGGCGGGTATCGCCAGTTTCCTGCTCTTCCGCAGTGTCCAGTACCTGGTCTTTGACACCCCCGATCCGCTCCGCGCGGCCCGCGTCTGGGTGCCGGTCTACATCGGCCTGACGGGCTTTGTCATCGCCTCGGTCACCCTGCTCAAGGGCCTGGGTCATCTGGGGCTGGAGATCAGCGAGGCGCAGAGCTATGGCTACTCACTGTTCTTCGCCGTGGCACTGTGGCTGGTGGGCAAGGGCTTGGTGGCGCGCATCGGGGTCGACCCCAGCGCCGATCGGGATTTCCACTTCGCCTCGGTGGAGCGGGTCTTCGGTGTGCTGATGGTGGTGGTGGCCTGTGCCATGGCCTTCGCCCACGGCTCCAACGATGTCGCCAACGCCATCGGGCCGGTGGCGGCGGTGGTCAGTGTGGTGACCAGTGATGGCGACGTAACGGCCCAGGCCGAGCTGCCCCTGTGGATCCTGCTGCTGGGCGGTGGTGGCATCGTCGCCGGCCTGTTTATGCTGGGCCACCACGTGATCGCCACGGTGGGCAGCAATATCACCCAGCTCACCCCCAGCCGGGGCTTCGCCTGCGGTCTGGCCACCGCCGGCACGGTGGTCTTCGCCTCCGGTTTCGGCCTGCCCATCTCCACCACCCAGACCCTGGTGGGCGCGGTGCTCGGTATCGGCCTCGCCCGCGGTATTGCGGCGCTGAACCTGCGCGTGGTGGGTGGTGTGTTCATGTCCTGGCTGGTGACCCTGCCGGCGGGCGGCATCCTGGCGGTCTTCTTCTTCTATCTGCTGATGCTGGCCTTTGGCGGCTGA
- the cobU gene encoding bifunctional adenosylcobinamide kinase/adenosylcobinamide-phosphate guanylyltransferase, producing MRTLITGGIRSGKSRYAEQLARGCGWPVTYLATARQSDDTEMAERIRRHRERRPPEWRSLEVPEALAEGLGQAAGEGRCLLVDCLNLWVSNLLLAGEARLATEQARLLEVLPTLPGRIILVSNEVGMGLVPPNPLGRRFCDALGELNQAVAARCEQVVFTVAGQPLTIK from the coding sequence ATGCGCACCCTGATCACCGGCGGCATCCGCTCGGGAAAGAGCCGCTACGCCGAGCAGCTGGCCCGGGGCTGCGGGTGGCCGGTGACCTACCTGGCCACCGCCCGCCAGAGCGATGATACCGAGATGGCCGAGCGGATCCGCCGCCACCGGGAGCGCCGCCCCCCCGAGTGGCGCTCCCTGGAAGTGCCGGAGGCGCTGGCCGAGGGCCTTGGCCAGGCCGCCGGCGAAGGGCGTTGCCTGCTGGTGGACTGCCTGAACCTGTGGGTCTCCAACCTGCTGCTGGCCGGCGAGGCGCGCTTGGCCACCGAGCAGGCGCGGCTGCTGGAGGTGCTGCCCACGCTGCCGGGCCGGATCATCCTGGTCAGCAACGAGGTGGGCATGGGCCTGGTCCCCCCCAACCCCCTGGGCCGGCGCTTCTGTGATGCCCTGGGGGAGCTCAATCAGGCGGTTGCGGCCCGCTGCGAACAGGTGGTGTTCACGGTGGCGGGCCAGCCCCTGACCATTAAGTAA
- a CDS encoding cobalamin-binding protein, with protein MPDTATPARRRRLPGLLAGLALLLWAATGAAQGPAAEPRCVRDDLEREICVQAAEPRIISLAPHITEQLFAVGAGALIVGTVNFSDYPPEAEAIPRVGGYNRIDVERVLAKAPDLVVAWRSGNPRAHVERLEALGLTVYVSEPRRFEDVARALERLGRLAGREQAGAEAADGFRDEVAALRRQYADRDRVSLYYQIWDQPLMTVNDEHLIGEAIALCGGWNVFGDSDRLTPKVDRESVLGADPEAILASGMGEEREDWVDEWRAWPASTAVQRDNLFFIPPSLLQRHTPRILEGTRLLCEALETARGRRPE; from the coding sequence ATGCCCGATACCGCCACACCCGCACGTCGCCGCCGCCTGCCCGGACTGCTGGCCGGCCTGGCCCTCTTGCTATGGGCGGCCACTGGCGCAGCGCAAGGGCCCGCTGCCGAACCCCGCTGCGTACGCGACGACCTGGAGCGGGAGATCTGTGTCCAGGCCGCCGAGCCCCGCATCATCAGCCTGGCCCCCCACATCACCGAACAGCTCTTTGCCGTCGGCGCCGGGGCACTCATCGTCGGCACGGTCAACTTCAGCGATTACCCGCCGGAGGCCGAGGCCATCCCCCGGGTGGGCGGTTACAACCGCATCGACGTGGAGCGCGTGCTCGCCAAGGCGCCCGACCTGGTGGTGGCCTGGCGCAGCGGCAACCCCCGCGCCCACGTGGAACGCCTGGAGGCCCTCGGGCTGACGGTCTACGTCAGCGAACCGCGCCGCTTCGAGGACGTGGCCCGGGCCCTGGAGCGCCTGGGCCGGCTCGCCGGCCGGGAACAGGCCGGGGCGGAGGCGGCCGACGGGTTTCGGGATGAGGTGGCGGCGCTGCGCCGGCAGTATGCTGACCGCGACCGGGTCTCGCTCTACTACCAGATCTGGGATCAGCCGCTGATGACCGTGAACGACGAGCACCTGATTGGCGAGGCCATCGCCCTCTGCGGCGGGTGGAATGTCTTTGGCGACAGTGACCGCCTGACCCCCAAGGTGGACCGCGAGAGCGTGCTCGGCGCTGACCCGGAGGCCATCCTGGCCAGCGGCATGGGCGAGGAGCGCGAGGACTGGGTGGACGAGTGGCGGGCCTGGCCGGCGAGTACGGCGGTACAGCGCGACAACCTCTTCTTCATCCCCCCCTCGCTGCTCCAGCGCCACACGCCGCGCATCCTCGAGGGCACGCGGCTGCTCTGCGAGGCGCTGGAGACCGCCCGTGGGCGCCGGCCGGAGTAG
- the aroE gene encoding shikimate dehydrogenase — MTDRYAVMGNPIEHSKSPEIHRMFAEQTGQAIAYERMRVPLEGFEPAVRAFFASGGKGLNITVPFKEQAWVLVDRRAPRAERAGAVNTLLAEAGRLVGDNTDGTGLVRDLTVNHGAALQGRRVLVIGAGGAVRGVLPALLPEAPGEVVIANRTVARAEALVELFADQGRLSAVGFDRLQGPFDVVINGTSAGLAGELPPLPDDLLAPGATCYDMVYGDQPTPFVRWARAHGAAMAVDGLGMLVEQAAESFLIWRGVRPESAPVIAALRPE; from the coding sequence ATGACGGACCGTTATGCCGTGATGGGCAACCCCATCGAGCACAGCAAGTCGCCCGAGATCCACCGGATGTTCGCCGAGCAGACCGGCCAGGCCATCGCCTACGAGCGGATGCGGGTGCCGCTGGAGGGCTTCGAGCCGGCGGTGCGCGCCTTCTTCGCCAGCGGCGGGAAGGGGCTGAACATCACCGTCCCCTTCAAGGAGCAGGCTTGGGTCCTGGTCGACCGGCGCGCGCCCCGTGCCGAGCGGGCCGGGGCAGTGAACACCCTGCTGGCGGAGGCCGGCCGGCTGGTGGGGGACAACACCGACGGCACCGGTCTGGTGCGGGATCTGACCGTGAACCACGGTGCCGCGCTGCAGGGACGGCGGGTGCTGGTCATTGGCGCGGGCGGTGCGGTGCGCGGGGTGCTGCCGGCCCTGCTGCCCGAGGCGCCCGGTGAGGTGGTGATCGCCAACCGCACGGTGGCGCGGGCGGAGGCCCTGGTGGAGCTCTTCGCCGACCAGGGCCGGTTGTCCGCGGTGGGGTTCGACCGCCTGCAAGGGCCTTTCGACGTGGTGATCAACGGCACCTCCGCCGGGCTGGCCGGTGAGCTGCCGCCGCTGCCCGACGATCTGCTGGCGCCGGGCGCCACCTGCTACGACATGGTCTACGGGGATCAGCCCACCCCCTTCGTGCGCTGGGCCCGGGCGCACGGCGCCGCAATGGCGGTGGATGGCCTGGGCATGCTGGTCGAGCAGGCTGCGGAGTCCTTTCTGATCTGGCGCGGGGTGCGTCCGGAGAGCGCACCGGTGATTGCGGCGTTGCGGCCCGAGTGA
- a CDS encoding peptidoglycan -binding protein produces MLEDTRRRRRGLNIWPGYVDALATLLLLFVFVLSLFMVAQYVLSDALSGREAALARLQADIDALTEIIALEREERAGVEEELAELEARLVATLAERDQARARVSTLEAQQAALEDSLADQEEALDEAAARRAELRDRLAGREADLARERALTDEQAARIDRLHRQIIALREQLTALSEALDLSEATAAAQRAEIRDLGQRLNLALAERVQELARYRSEFFGRLREVLGDHPDIRIEGDRFLFQSELLFATASADLGGEGREQLEGLATTLHELRGRIPDDLDWVLQVEGHTDRRPIRTAEFPSNWELSTARAQTIVRYLMDQGIPPERLAAAGFAEYHPVDDRDTPEAWARNRRIELRLTNR; encoded by the coding sequence ATGCTTGAGGACACCCGCCGCCGACGCCGGGGGCTGAACATCTGGCCGGGCTACGTGGACGCCCTGGCCACCCTGCTGCTGCTGTTCGTCTTCGTGCTGTCGCTGTTCATGGTGGCCCAGTACGTCCTCAGCGACGCCCTGTCCGGGCGCGAGGCGGCGTTGGCACGGCTGCAGGCCGATATCGACGCCCTCACCGAGATCATCGCCCTGGAACGGGAGGAGCGTGCCGGGGTGGAGGAGGAGCTGGCCGAGCTGGAGGCCCGGCTGGTCGCCACCCTCGCCGAGCGCGATCAGGCACGCGCCCGGGTCAGCACCCTGGAGGCACAGCAGGCCGCCCTCGAGGACAGTCTGGCCGATCAGGAGGAGGCCCTGGACGAGGCGGCGGCGCGCCGCGCGGAGCTTCGGGACCGGCTGGCCGGCCGCGAGGCGGACCTGGCCCGCGAGCGCGCCCTCACCGACGAACAGGCCGCCCGCATCGACCGGCTGCACCGGCAGATCATCGCCCTGAGAGAGCAGCTCACCGCCCTGTCCGAGGCACTCGACCTCAGCGAGGCCACCGCCGCGGCCCAGCGCGCCGAGATCCGCGATCTCGGCCAGCGCCTCAATCTGGCGCTGGCGGAGCGGGTGCAGGAACTGGCCCGCTATCGCTCGGAGTTCTTTGGTCGGCTGCGCGAGGTACTGGGTGATCACCCGGACATCCGGATTGAGGGCGACCGCTTTCTGTTCCAGTCCGAGCTGCTGTTCGCTACCGCCTCGGCGGATCTCGGTGGCGAGGGCCGGGAGCAGCTCGAGGGGCTGGCCACCACCCTGCACGAATTGCGCGGGCGCATCCCGGACGACCTGGACTGGGTCCTGCAAGTGGAGGGCCACACCGATCGCCGCCCCATCCGCACCGCCGAGTTCCCGTCCAACTGGGAGCTCTCCACCGCCCGCGCCCAGACCATCGTGCGCTACCTGATGGACCAGGGCATCCCGCCGGAACGGCTGGCCGCCGCCGGCTTCGCCGAATACCATCCGGTGGACGACCGCGACACCCCGGAGGCCTGGGCCCGCAACCGGCGCATCGAACTGCGATTGACCAACCGCTAG
- the cobT gene encoding nicotinate-nucleotide--dimethylbenzimidazole phosphoribosyltransferase, with product MSDTPWWHTPPPRPDTALAARARRRLDTLIKPPGSLGRLEALAATLAAQQGRPEPQVERVHISVFAADHGVCAEAISSVPQAVTAGMVRRFSAGDAAIAVLARQLGAGLEVINLGTLEPLPALPAVVDARLARGTANMRTGPAMDRETVAAALEEGRRAFRRAGDCDLFIGGEMGIGNTTAAAALGGALLGLGSELAGPGTGLDAAGVERKRAVIDQALHRHGPHLASPLEALRRVGGLEIAGLTGAFIAAAQARSPVLVDGFIATVAALTAVRLNPGVRDWLHFGHHSAEPGHTRLLQTLAAEGLLDLGMRLGEGTGAAAAVPLLRMACALYREMATFQEAGFT from the coding sequence ATGAGCGACACGCCCTGGTGGCACACCCCACCGCCACGACCCGACACCGCCCTGGCGGCGCGCGCCCGGCGCCGGCTGGACACCCTGATCAAGCCGCCCGGCTCGCTGGGCCGGCTGGAGGCGCTAGCCGCAACGCTGGCTGCCCAGCAGGGCCGGCCCGAACCCCAGGTGGAGCGGGTCCATATCAGCGTCTTCGCCGCCGACCACGGCGTCTGCGCCGAGGCAATCTCCAGCGTCCCGCAGGCCGTGACCGCGGGTATGGTACGGCGCTTCTCCGCCGGCGATGCGGCCATCGCCGTGCTGGCGCGCCAACTGGGGGCGGGGCTGGAGGTCATCAACCTCGGCACCCTCGAACCCCTGCCCGCCCTGCCGGCCGTGGTGGACGCCCGACTGGCGCGCGGCACGGCGAACATGCGAACCGGGCCGGCGATGGACCGGGAGACCGTCGCCGCGGCTCTGGAGGAGGGGCGGCGGGCCTTCCGGCGGGCCGGCGACTGCGACCTGTTCATTGGCGGCGAGATGGGAATCGGCAACACCACGGCGGCCGCCGCGCTGGGCGGGGCCCTGCTGGGGCTGGGCAGCGAGCTGGCCGGCCCGGGCACCGGGCTGGACGCGGCGGGGGTGGAGCGGAAGCGGGCGGTCATCGATCAGGCCCTGCACCGGCATGGGCCCCACCTGGCGTCGCCGCTGGAGGCCCTGCGCCGGGTGGGCGGGCTGGAGATCGCCGGCCTCACCGGTGCCTTCATCGCCGCGGCCCAGGCCCGCAGCCCCGTGCTGGTGGACGGGTTTATCGCCACGGTGGCGGCGCTGACGGCGGTGCGGCTGAACCCGGGCGTGCGGGACTGGCTGCATTTTGGCCACCACTCCGCCGAACCCGGCCACACCCGCCTGCTCCAGACGCTGGCGGCCGAGGGGCTGCTCGACCTGGGGATGCGCCTGGGCGAGGGCACCGGGGCTGCGGCCGCCGTCCCGCTGCTGCGCATGGCCTGCGCGCTCTACCGGGAGATGGCCACCTTCCAGGAGGCCGGGTTTACTTAA
- a CDS encoding ABC transporter ATP-binding protein: MATPLLSLHDLVIHIPERESGEPLDLAVHPGQCWGILGPNGVGKTTLLHTLAGLRAPRRGSVRLAGTRLAELGRQAVARRMALVFQDHHDGFPATVLETALIGRHPYLRAWDVESPEDLAIARGALARVDLAHLEHRLIATLSGGERQRLAIATALTQTPELYLLDEPTNHLDLHHQSRVLALIHEEVARDGAAVLSLHDVNLAARHCDHLLLLYPDGQACWGATDRMLVPEALERLYGQRLARGQVGGVPIFIPH; encoded by the coding sequence ATGGCCACGCCGCTGCTGAGCCTGCACGATCTGGTCATCCACATCCCCGAGCGCGAGTCGGGCGAACCGCTGGACCTGGCCGTGCACCCCGGTCAGTGCTGGGGGATCCTCGGCCCCAACGGGGTCGGCAAGACCACACTGCTGCACACCCTGGCCGGGCTGCGCGCGCCGCGCCGGGGCAGCGTACGCCTGGCGGGCACCCGGCTGGCCGAGCTGGGCCGTCAGGCCGTGGCCCGGCGGATGGCCCTGGTCTTCCAGGACCACCACGACGGCTTTCCCGCCACGGTGCTGGAGACGGCGCTGATCGGCCGTCATCCCTACCTGCGTGCCTGGGATGTGGAATCCCCCGAGGACCTGGCCATCGCCCGCGGGGCGCTGGCGCGGGTGGACCTGGCGCACCTGGAGCACCGGCTGATCGCCACCCTCTCCGGCGGTGAACGCCAGCGCCTGGCCATCGCCACCGCCCTCACCCAGACCCCGGAGCTCTACCTGCTGGACGAACCCACCAACCACCTGGATCTGCACCACCAGTCCCGGGTGCTGGCCCTGATCCACGAGGAAGTGGCCCGGGACGGCGCCGCCGTGCTCTCCCTGCACGACGTCAACCTGGCCGCCCGCCACTGCGACCACCTGCTGCTCCTCTACCCCGATGGCCAGGCCTGCTGGGGCGCCACCGACCGTATGCTGGTCCCGGAGGCGCTGGAACGGCTTTACGGCCAGCGCCTGGCCCGCGGCCAGGTGGGCGGTGTGCCCATCTTCATACCCCACTGA